Proteins from one Cicer arietinum cultivar CDC Frontier isolate Library 1 chromosome 3, Cicar.CDCFrontier_v2.0, whole genome shotgun sequence genomic window:
- the LOC101503486 gene encoding zinc finger A20 and AN1 domain-containing stress-associated protein 4-like: MAEEHRCQASEGHRLCANNCGFFGSSATMNLCSKCYRDIHLKEQEQAKTKTTIETALSSASSAVVVAASPLPAIESIPQPPALTIPSIVSDASDSSTETVQSNRCGTCRKRIGLTGFKCRCGITFCGTHRYPEKHECCFDFKAVGREEIAKANPLIKADKLRRI, translated from the coding sequence ATGGCGGAAGAGCATCGATGTCAAGCTTCCGAAGGCCACAGACTCTGCGCAAATAATTGCGGTTTCTTTGGTAGTTCAGCTACGATGAATCTCTGCTCTAAATGTTACAGAGACATCCATTTGAAAGAACAAGAACAAGCCAAAACCAAAACTACGATTGAAACTGCTCTCTCCTCCGCCTCTTCCGCCGTCGTAGTAGCCGCTTCGCCGCTGCCGGCAATCGAATCCATTCCTCAACCGCCAGCGTTGACTATACCGTCTATCGTTTCTGACGCATCGGACTCCTCGACCGAAACGGTTCAGTCGAACCGGTGCGGAACGTGCCGGAAGCGGATCGGGTTAACCGGATTCAAGTGCAGATGTGGAATCACGTTTTGTGGGACCCACAGGTATCCTGAGAAACACGAGTGCTGTTTCGACTTCAAGGCGGTGGGGCGAGAGGAGATAGCTAAAGCGAATCCCTTGATCAAAGCAGACAAGCTGCGAAGAATTTGA